The nucleotide window CGCCACCCTTTAAACGACGTCGAGGCGGATCTTGTACTGGTTCAGCAACTGAGTGAGGGTGGGGGTAGGCGCCTGATCGGTCACCAGGCAGTCGACCAGGCTGATCGAGCCCAGGCGCACCATGGCATTGCGCCCGAACTTGCTGGAGTCGGCGGCAAGGATCACCTGCCGGGCATTGGCGATGATCGCCTGGGATACCCGTACTTCCTGGTAGTCGAAGTCGAGCAGGCTGCCGTCCTCGTCGATGCCGCTGATACCCACCAGGGCGAAATCGACCTTGAACTGGTTGATGAAGTCGACACTGGCCTGGCCCACCACTCCACCGTCCCGGCGCACCGTGCCACCGGCCACCAGCACTTCGAAATCGTCCTTGGCAGCCAGGATCGCCGCCACGTGCAAGTTGTTGGTGATGACCTTCAGGTGGTTGTGGTTGAGCAGTGCGCGGGCGATGGATTCGGTCGTGGTGCCGATGTTGATGAACACCGAGGCATGGTCGGGAATCTGCCGGGCCACGGCGTCAGCGATACGCTGCTTTTCATCGCGCATCTGGTCGGCACGCATGGCGTAGGCCGTATTCTCGATACTCGAGTCATAGGCCGCGCCACCGTGGTAGCGGCGAAGCAGGTTGAGCTCGGCAAGCTGGTTGATATCTCGACGGATGGTCTGCGGCGTCACGACGAACAGCTGCGCCATTTCTTCGATACTGACGTAACCGCGCTCGCGCACCAGTTCGAGGATTTGTTGTTGGCGGGGGGGCAGATTCATGGGCGGTCCTTTGGGGCAGCCGGACAAATTCTGCAATGATGCCGTAGGAAGGGGATGACGGCCAGTAGACGATTGGGGCCGCGTGGCGGCCCCAATGTGTTTTACGCCTCGTGCTCTTCCCAGTCACGGGTACGTTCGACGGCTTTCTTCCAGCCGGCATACAGCTTCTCTTTCTGCGTTTCATC belongs to Pseudomonas putida NBRC 14164 and includes:
- the glpR gene encoding DNA-binding transcriptional repressor GlpR, whose translation is MNLPPRQQQILELVRERGYVSIEEMAQLFVVTPQTIRRDINQLAELNLLRRYHGGAAYDSSIENTAYAMRADQMRDEKQRIADAVARQIPDHASVFINIGTTTESIARALLNHNHLKVITNNLHVAAILAAKDDFEVLVAGGTVRRDGGVVGQASVDFINQFKVDFALVGISGIDEDGSLLDFDYQEVRVSQAIIANARQVILAADSSKFGRNAMVRLGSISLVDCLVTDQAPTPTLTQLLNQYKIRLDVV